A genome region from Musa acuminata AAA Group cultivar baxijiao unplaced genomic scaffold, Cavendish_Baxijiao_AAA HiC_scaffold_689, whole genome shotgun sequence includes the following:
- the LOC135663215 gene encoding cytochrome b6-f complex subunit 4: MSGSFGGWIHKNSPIPITKKPDLNDPVLRAKLAKGMGHNYYGEPAWPNDLLYIFPVVILGTIACNVGLAVLEPSMIGEPADPFATPLEILPEWYFFPVFQILRTVPNKLLGVLLMVSVPTGLLTVPFLENVNKFQNPFRRPVATTVFLIGTAVALWLGIGATLPIDKSLTLGLF, translated from the coding sequence atgtcCGGTTCCTTCGGGGgatggatccataagaattcacctatcccaataacaaagaAACCTGACTTGAACGATCCTGTATTAAGAGCTAAATTGGCTAAAGGGATggggcataattattatggagaacccgcatggcccaatgatcttttatatatttttccagtAGTAATTCTAGGTACTATTGCATGTAATGTAGGCTTGGCAGTTCTAGAACCGTCAATGATTGGTGAACCGGCGGATCCATTTGCAactcctttggaaatattacccgaATGGTACTTCTTTCCCGTATTTCAAATACTCCGCACAGTacccaataagttattaggtgtTCTTTTAATGGTTTCAGTACCAACGGGATTATTGACAGTACCTTTTTTGGAGAATGTTAATAAATTCCAAAATCCATTTCGTCGTCCAGTAGCTACAACAGTCTTTTTGATCGGTACCGCAGTAGCTCTTTGGTTAGGTATTGGAGCAACATTACCTATTGATAAATCGCTAACTTTAGGTcttttttaa
- the LOC135663214 gene encoding cytochrome b6, with translation MSKVYDWFEERLEIQAIADDITSKYVPPHVNIFYCLGGITLTCFLVQVATGFAMTFYYRPTVTEAFSSVQYIMTEANFGWLIRSVHRWSASMMVLMMILHVFRVYLTGGFKKPRELTWVTGVVLAVLTASFGVTGYSLPRDQIGYWAVKIVTGVPEAIPVIGSPLVELLRGSASVGQSTLTRFYSLHTFVLPLLTAVFMLMHFPMIRKQGISGPL, from the exons ATGAGT AAAGTATATGATTGGTTTGAGGAACGTCTTGAGATTCAGGCGATTGCAGATGATATAACTAGTAAATATGTTCCTCCTCATGTCAACATATTTTATTGTTTAGGGGGGATCACACTTACTTGTTTTTTAGTACAAGTAGCTACAGGTTTTGCTATGACTTTTTACTACCGTCCAACCGTTACAGAGGCTTTTTCCTCTGTTCAATACATAATGACCGAGGCCAACTTTGGTTGGTTAATCCGATCAGTTCATCGATGGTCAGCAAGTATGATGGTTCTAATGATGATCTTGCACGTATTTCGTGTGTACCTTACAGGTGGATTTAAAAAACCCCGCGAATTAACTTGGGTTACAGGTGTAGTTTTGGCTGTATTGACGGCATCTTTTGGTGTAACTGGTTATTCCTTACCTCGGGACCAAATTGGTTATTGGGCAGTAAAAATTGTGACAGGCGTACCTGAAGCTATTCCCGTAATAGGATCGCCTTTGGTAGAGTTATTACGCGGAAGTGCTAGTGTGGGCCAATCCACTTTGACTCGTTTTTATAGTTTACACACTTTTGTATTGCCTCTTCTTACTGCCGTATTTATGTTAATGCATTTTCCAATGATACGTAAGCAAGGTATTTCGGGTCCTTTATAG
- the LOC135663211 gene encoding photosystem II CP47 reaction center protein, which produces MGLPWYRVHTVVLNDPGRLLSVHIMHTALVAGWAGSMALYELAVFDPSDPALDPMWRQGMFVIPFMTRLGITNSWGGWSISGGTVTNPGIWSYEGVAGAHIVFSGLCFLAAIWHWVYWDLEIFCDERTGKPSLDLPKIFGIHLFLSGLACFGFGAFHVTGLYGPGIWVSDPYGLTGKVQPVSPAWGAEGFDPFVPGGIASHHIAAGTLGILAGLFHLSVRPPQRLYKGLRMGNIETVLSSSIAAVFFAAFVVAGTMWYGSATTPIELFGPTRYQWDQGYFQQEIYRRVSAGLAQNLSLSEAWSKIPEKLAFYDYIGNNPAKGGLFRAGSMDNGDGIAVGWLGHPVFRDKEGRELFVRRMPTFFETFPVVLVDGDGIVRADVPFRRAESKYSVEQVGVTVEFYGGELNGVSYSDPATVKKYARRAQLGEIFELDRATLKSDGVFRSSPRGWFTFGHATFALLFFFGHIWHGARTLFRDVFAGIDPDLDAQVEFGAFQKLGDPTTKRQVV; this is translated from the coding sequence ATGGGTTTGCCTTGGTATCGTGTTCATACTGTCGTATTGAATGATCCCGGTCGATTGCTTTCTGTCCATATAATGCATACAGCCCTAGTTGCTGGTTGGGCCGGTTCGATGGCTTTATACGAATTAGCGGTTTTTGATCCCTCTGACCCCGCTCTTGATCCAATGTGGAGACAAGGTATGTTCGTTATACCCTTCATGACTCGTTTAGGAATAACCAATTCGTGGGGTGGTTGGAGTATTTCAGGAGGAACTGTAACGAATCCCGGTATTTGGAGTTATGAAGGTGTGGCAGGGGCACATATTGTGTTTTCTGGCTTGTGCTTCTTGGCAGCTATCTGGCATTGGGTGTATTGGGACCTAGAAATATTCTGTGATGAACGTACGGGCAAACCATCTTTGGATTTGCCTAAGATCTTTGGAATTCATTTATTTCTCTCAGGGTTGGCTTGCTTTGGCTTTGGCGCATTTCATGTAACAGGTTTGTATGGTCCTGGAATATGGGTGTCCGATCCTTATGGACTAACTGGAAAAGTACAACCCGTAAGTCCAGCGTGGGGCGCAGAAGGCTTTGATCCTTTTGTTCCCGGAGGAATAGCCTCTCATCATATTGCAGCGGGTACATTGGGCATATTAGCAGGCTTATTCCATCTTAGTGTCCGTCCGCCTCAACGTCTATACAAAGGATTACGTATGGGCAATATTGAAACTGTACTTTCCAGTAGTATCGCTGCTGTTTTTTTTGCAGCTTTCGTTGTTGCTGGAACTATGTGGTATGGTTCAGCAACTACCCCAATCGAATTATTTGGTCCCACTCGTTATCAGTGGGATCAGGGATACTTTCAGCAAGAAATATATCGAAGAGTTAGCGCCGGACTAGCCCAAAATCTGAGTTTATCGGAAGCTTGGTCTAAAATTCCCGAAAAATTAGCTTTTTATGATTACATTGGTAATAATCCAGCAAAAGGGGGATTATTCAGAGCAGGGTCAATGGACAACGGGGATGGAATAGCTGTTGGGTGGTTAGGACACCCCGTCTTTAGAGATAAAGAAGGGCGCGAGCTTTTTGTACGTCGTATGCCTACCTTTTTTGAAACATTTCCGGTAGTTTTGGTAGATGGAGACGGAATTGTTAGAGCCGATGTTCCTTTTAGAAGGGCAGAATCAAAGTATAGTGTTGAACAAGTAGGTGTAACTGTTGAGTTCTATGGTGGCGAACTCAATGGAGTCAGTTATAGTGATCCTGCGACTGTAAAAAAATATGCTAGACGTGCCCAATTAGGTGAAATTTTTGAATTAGATCGGGCTACTTTGAAATCTGATGGCGTTTTTCGTAGCAGTCCAAGGGGTTGGTTCACTTTTGGCCATGCTACGTTTGCTTTGCTCTTCTTTTTCGGACACATTTGGCATGGCGCTAGAACCTTGTTCAGAGATGTTTTTGCTGGCATTGATCCAGATTTGGATGCTCAAGTGGAATTTGGAGCATTCCAAAAACTTGGGGATCCAACTACAAAGAGACAAGTAGTCTGA
- the LOC135663213 gene encoding cytochrome f → MQNKNTFSWVKEEMTRSISVSIMIYVITRASISNAYPIFAQQGYENPREATGRIVCANCHLANKPVDIEVPQAVLPDTVFEAVVRIPYDKQLKQVLANGKKGTLNVGAVLILPDGFELAPLDRISPELKEKIGNLSFQSYRPNKRNIIVIGPVPGQKYSEIVFPILSPDPATKKDVHFLKYPIYVGGNRGRGQIYPDGSKSNNTVYNATSAGIVSRIVRKEKGGYEITIVDASDGHQVVDIIPPGPELLVSEGESIKLDQPLTSNPNVGGFGQGDAEIVLQDPLRVQGLLFFLASVILAQVFLVLKKKQFEKVQLYEMNF, encoded by the coding sequence atgcaaaataaaaatactttttcttgggtAAAGGAAGAGATGACTCGATCCATTTCTGTATCGATCATGATATATGTAATAACTCGGGCATCTATTTCAAATGCATATCCCATTTTTGCGCAGCAGGGTTATGAAAACCCGCGAGAAGCAACGGGACGAATTGTATGTGCCAATTGCCATTTAGCTAATAAACCCGTGGATATTGAAGTTCCGCAAGCTGTGCTTCCTGATACTGTATTTGAAGCAGTTGTTCGAATCCCTTATGATAAGCAACTGAAACAAGTTCTTGCTAATGGTAAAAAGGGGACTTTGAATGTGGGGGCTGTTCTCATTTTACCCGACGGATTCGAATTAGCCCCCCTTGATCGTATTTCTCCTGAGTTGAAAGAAAAGATAGGAAATCTGTCTTTTCAGAGTTATCGTCCcaacaaaagaaatattattgtgATAGGTCCTGTTCCCGGTCAGAAATATAGTGAAATCGTCTTTCCCATTCTTTCCCCCGACCCTGCTACGAAGAAAGACGTTCACTTCTTAAAATATCCCATATACGTAGGTGGGAACAGAGGAAGGGGTCAGATTTATCCTGATGGTAGCAAAAGTAACAATACAGTCTATAATGCTACATCAGCAGGTATAGTAAGCAGAATAGTACGTAAAGAAAAAGGGGGATATGAAATAACCATAGTTGATGCATCGGATGGACATCAAGTGGTTGATATTATACCTCCAGGACCAGAACTTCTTGTTTCAGAGGGTGAATCCATCAAGCTTGATCAACCATTAACAAGCAATCCCAATGTGGGAGGCTTTGGTCAGGGAGATGCAGAAATAGTGCTTCAAGACCCATTACGGGTCCAaggtcttttgttcttcttggcatctgttattttggcacaagtttttttggttcttaaaaagaaacagtttgaaaaggttcaattgtacgaaatgaatttctag